In the genome of Sciurus carolinensis chromosome 3, mSciCar1.2, whole genome shotgun sequence, one region contains:
- the Pvalef gene encoding parvalbumin-like EF-hand-containing protein isoform X1, with product MDEDFSSQMKKVALAMGTSLSDKDIELLPSDMRHHGSFNYLRFFEYMRQFQASGQLESAIRKAFQTLDKDKSGFIEWNEIKYVLSTIPSGMPTAPLTDEEAEAMIQAADMDGDGRIDYEEFSELIKKEKIPRKK from the exons ATGGACGAGGACTTCTCCTCCCAGATGAAGAAGGTGGCGCTGGCCATGGGCACGTCTCTGTCAGACAAGGACATAGAGCTCCTGCCCTCAGACATGAGGCACCACG GGTCCTTCAACTACCTCAGGTTCTTTGAGTACATGCGCCAGTTCCAGGCCTCAGGACAGCTGGAGAGCGCCATTCGCAAGGCCTTCCAGACCCTGGACAAGGACAAGAGCGGCTTCATTGAGTGGAACGAGATCAA GTACGTCCTGTCCACCATCCCCAGCGGCATGCCCACTGCCCCACTGACAGATGAGGAGGCCGAGGCCATGATCCAGGCGGCCGACATGGACGGGGACGGGAGGATCGACTACGAAG AATTTTCTGAATTAATCAAGAAGGAGAAAATCCCGAGGAAGAAGTAA